In Dioscorea cayenensis subsp. rotundata cultivar TDr96_F1 chromosome 9, TDr96_F1_v2_PseudoChromosome.rev07_lg8_w22 25.fasta, whole genome shotgun sequence, a genomic segment contains:
- the LOC120269414 gene encoding non-specific lipid-transfer protein-like — protein MEKKMKGAATTSLSWWGCMAVACMVGMLVMAKHAKGVSCGDAVNALIPCGSYLIGDGAEDPSAQCCASAQGLKKMAKTVEARRELCQCFKDTGPSFGVNPKRAKNLPSFCKLNLTISINSNVNCSMIG, from the exons atggagaagaagatgaagggaGCAGCAACGACATCATTATCATGGTGGGGTTGCATGGCAGTGGCATGCATGGTGGGAATGTTGGTAATGGCAAAGCATGCAAAGGGAGTGTCATGTGGTGATGCAGTGAACGCGCTGATACCGTGTGGGTCGTACCTGATCGGAGACGGGGCTGAAGATCCGAGCGCGCAGTGCTGTGCGAGTGCGCAAGGGTTGAAAAAGATGGCTAAAACGGTGGAGGCAAGAAGGGAGCTTTGTCAGTGTTTCAAGGATACTGGACCTTCTTTTGGAGTTAACCCAAAGAGAGCTAAAAATTTGCCATCTTTTTGCAAGCTCAACCTTACTATTTCTATCAACTCTAATGTCAACTGCTCCAT GATTGGATGA
- the LOC120268487 gene encoding uncharacterized protein LOC120268487: protein MVKPLPKKFKMPRLTTYYGKGDPYDHMQNYEAVMLLHGWEDAIMCRAFPLTLTEHARIWFNNLKEGSISNFNQLRKEFIDGFLINARRKKDASYLLTIKQEEKESLKDYVERFRAATLEVQDLQATVAVSGMLQGTRSRDFQKSLSLDQPLTLGDLFSRANKFILSEDVMRHINSETRDKKRKDRDETSDEGERAGREMNTDKFQNSNLRTFTPLSQPRSTILASIEGSGLLTFPPKANKTMGKFTGTHTAGFHKTHGHSVDRSQKAMNEIESLVRQGKLNRFVYSEAWRNEKPTYSKKERSEDNRGMKDKKDSKTREKTPTLDNNPSHPAIHVIIGGETLAGETSSSRKAYARQAYEVNNIMKTQENEEPITFTSEDQGDVVMPHDDAMVISATIMKFPMREFSLIMGAL, encoded by the coding sequence ATGGTAAAGCCACTACCCAAAAAGTTCAAGATGCCACGCCTAACAACTTATTACGGGAAGGGGGACCCTTATGACCATATGCAAAACTATGAGGCAGTGATGCTTCTCCATGGATGGGAGGACGCAATCATGTGCAGAGCATTTCCGCTTACTTTAACAGAGCATGCACGCATATGGTTTAATAATCTGAAGGAAGGatcaatttcaaacttcaatcagttgaggaagGAATTTATAGATGGGTTCCTCATTAATGCTAGGAGAAAGAAGGACGCTTCGTATCTTCTGACCattaaacaagaagagaaagagagcctGAAAGACTATGTTGAAAGATTTCGTGCCGCTACCTTAGAAGTACAGGATCTTCAAGCCACAGTGGCCGTCTCAGGAATGCTTCAAGGGACAAGgtcaagagattttcaaaaatccctTTCCCTAGATCAACCCCTCACTCTTGGAGATCTGTTCAGTCGAGCTAATAAGTTTATCCTTTCGGAAGATGTTATGAGGCACATCAATTCGGAAACgagagataagaaaagaaaagatagagatgAAACGAGCGATGAAGGAGAAAGAGCTGGAAGGGAAATGAACACAGACAAGTtccaaaactcaaatttgagaACTTTTACACCATTAAGCCAACCACGTTCTACCATCCTAGCAAGTATAGAAGGATCCGGGCTCCTCACCTTTCCTCCTAAGGCAAACAAGACAATGGGCAAGTTTACGGGGACGCATACTGCGGGGTTTCACAAAACCCATGGACACTCAGTCGATAGATCGCAGAAGGCgatgaatgagattgaatcTCTAGTGCGCCAAGGAAAGCTTAACAGATTTGTCTACTCAGAAGCATGGAGAAACGAGAAACCGACTTACTCAAAAAAGGAAAGATCTGAAGATAACAGGGGGATGAAGGATAAAAAAGACTCCAAGACGAGGGAGAAAACCCCCACTTTAGATAACAACCCATCTCACCCAGCAATACATGTTATCATCGGGGGTGAAACCTTAGCAGGTGAGACCTCTTCATCAAGGAAAGCTTATGCAAGGCAAGCTTATGAAGTTAACAacatcatgaaaacacaagagaatgaagaacctATCACTTTTACTTCCGAAGATCAAGGAGATGTAGTCATGCCCCACGATGATGCAATGGTTATTTCCGCAACCATTATGAAGTTCCCGATGAGAGAATTCTCATTGATAATGGGAGCTCTGTAA